The Cellulomonas flavigena DSM 20109 DNA segment CGGAACCCCGACAACTTCCGGATCTTCGGCCCCGACGAGACCGCGTCGAACCGCCTGCAGGCCGTCTACGAGGTCACCGCCAAGCAGTGGAACGCGGACTTCGAGGGGCCGGAGGTCGACGACCACCTGGAGCGTGCCGGGCGCGTCATGGAGATGCTGTCGGAGCACCAGTGCCAGGGCTGGCTGGAGGGCTACCTGCTGACGGGGCGGCACGGCCTGTTCACCTCCTACGAGGCGTTCATCCACATCGTCGACTCGATGTTCAACCAGCACGCGAAGTGGCTGAAGGTCACCAACCACATCCCGTGGCGGCGGCCGGTCGCGAGCCTGAACTACCTGCTGTCGAGCCACGTGTGGCGTCAGGACCACAACGGCTTCAGCCACCAGGACCCCGGCTTCATCGACCACGTGGTCAACAAGAAGGCCGAGGTCGTGCGGGTCTACCTGCCGCCGGACGCGAACACGCTGCTGAGCACGTACGACCACTGCCTGCGCAGCCGGCAGTACGTCAACGTCGTCGTGTCCGGCAAGCAGCCCGCCCCCAACTTCCTGTCGATGGACGAGGCCGTCGCGCACTGCACGCGCGGCCTGGGCATCTGGGAGTGGGCCGGGTCGGAGGCTCAGGACGAGGAGCCGGACGTCGTCCTCGCGTGCGCCGGCGACGTCCCGACGCTCGAGGTGCTGGCGGCGGCGGACATCCTGCGGCGCGAGCTGCCGCAGCTCAAGGTGCGCGTCGTCAACGTCGTGGACCTCATGCGGCTGCAGGACGCGCGCGAGCACCCGCACGGGCTGACGGACGCGGAGTTCGACACGATCTTCACGGCCGACCGTCCGATCGTGTTCGCGTACCACGGCTACCCGTGGCTGATCCACCGTCTGACGTACCGTCGCAACGGGCACGCGAACATCCACGTGCGCGGGTACAAGGAGGAGGGCACCACCACGACGCCCTTCGACATGGTGATGCTCAACGACCTCGACCGGTACCACCTGGTCATCGACGTCATCGACCACGTGCACTGGGCGCGGGCGTCGCAGGCGGGCCTGCGCCAGCGCATGGTCGACGCCCGCATCCGCGCCCGGCAGTGGACGCGCGAGCACGGGGAGGACATCCCCGAGGTGCGCGACTGGGTCTGGCCGGACGTCGGCGACACGGCGACCGAGGACGGCGGCCCCACGCAGACGCGCACCGCGGTCGCCGACACCGGCGGGGACAACGAGTAGCACCGCGGCCCGACGGTCGTGCCCGGGCCCACCGGCCCGGGCACGGCCCGCCACGAACCACGCCCCCACCGGGGCCCGTCGAGGAGAGAGCAGCACAGTGGCCAGGACGATCTACGTCATGTCGGCCGAGGGGGACACGGGCAAGTCCGTCGTCGCGCTCGGTCTCGTCGACCTGCTGACACGCACCGTGCAGCGCGTGGGCGTGTTCCGCCCCGTCGCACGGTCGACCGAGGAGCGGGACTACGTCCTCGAGCTGCTGCTCGAGCACGACGGCGTCGACATCGCGTACGAGGACGCGGTCGGCGCGACGTACGACGAGGTGATCGACGACGCCGAGGCCGCGCTGTCACGGATCGTGTCGCGGTTCCACGACGTGGAACGGCGCTGCGACGCGGTCGTCGTGGTCGGCACCGACTACACGGACGTCGCCGGCCCCACCGAGCTCGCGTACAACGCGCGCATCGCGGCCAACCTGGGCGCGCCCGTCGTGCTCGTCGTCAACGGTGCGCGCCGTACCCCGGAGGACGTCAACCACGCCGCCGAGGTCGCCGTCAACGAGATCACCGCGAACCACGGGCAGGTCGTGTCGGTCGTCGCGAACCGCTGCGCGCCCGACGCGCTGGACGACGTGCGCGCCGCCCTCGGCAGCGAGCTGCCGGTGTGGGCGCTGCCGGACTCCCCGCTGCTGTACGCCCCGACGCTGCGCCAGCTCATGCACGCGGTCGGCGGCACGCTGACCGGCGGCGACGAGGCACTGCTCGGCCGCGAGGTGCTCGACGTGCTGGTCGGCGCGATGTCGATCGAGCACCTGCTCGACCGCCTGCAGGACGGCGCGGTCGTCATCACCCCGGGCGACCGGTCGGACGTCCTGCTGGGCCTGCTGATGGCGCACCAGGCCGAGGGCTTCCCCTCGCTCGCGGGCCTCATCCTCAACGGCGGGCTCGCACCCGCCCCGACGATCGAGCGTCTCGTCGGCGGTCTGGGCTCCCGGCTGCCGCTCATCACGACGTCCATGGGCACGTTCCGCTCCGCGAGCGCCGCGGCGTCGACGCGTGGGCGCCTCACGTACGACGCGGCGCGCAAGATCGACACCGCGCTCGCGCTGTTCGAGCAGCACGTGGACGGCGCCGAGCTGCTCGCCACGCTCGACGTGGAACGGCCCGAGGTCGTCACGCCGCTGATGTTCGAGTACGCGCTGCTCGACCGCGCCCGCGCCGACCGCAAGCACGTGGTGCTGCCCGAGGGCAACGACGACCGGATCCTGCGAGCCGCCTCGACGCTGCTGCAGCGGCAGGTCGCGGACCTGACGATCCTCGGGGACGAGGCGGCGATCCGTGCCCGCGCCACCGAGCTCGGCCTCGACCTCGACGACGCCCAGGTCATCGACCCCAAGAACGGCGAGACGCTCGAGCGGTTCGCCGAGGTGTACACCGAGCTGCGCAAGCACAAGGGCATGACGGTCGAGCGGGCGCGCGAGATCGTGTCGTCCGTGTCGTACTTCGGCACGCTCATGGTGCAGCTCGGCCTGGCGGACGGCATGGTGTCCGGCGCGGCCCACACCACCGCGCACACGATCAAGCCGGCGTTCGAGATCATCAAGACCACGCCGGGCGTGGGGTCGGTGTCGAGCTGCTTCCTCATGTGCCTCGAGGACCGCGTCCTGGTCTACGCCGACTGCGCCGTGATCCCCGACCCGACGGCCGAGCAGCTCGCGGACATCGCGATCTCGTCCGCGGAGACGGCGGTGCAGTTCGGGATCGAGCCGCGCATCGCGATGCTGTCCTACTCGACGGGCGAGTCCGGCTCGGGAGCCGACGTCGAGAAGGTCCGCGAGGCCACCCGCCTGGTCCGCGAACGCCGGCCCGACCTGTCGGTCGAGGGTCCGATCCAGTACGACGCCGCCGTCGACGCGTCCGTCGCCCAGACGAAGATGCCCGACTCCGCCGTCGCAGGGCGCGCCACGGTGTTCGTCTTCCCGGACCTCAACACGGGCAACAACACCTACAAGGCCGTGCAGCGCTCGGCCGGCGCCGTCGCGATCGGCCCGGTGCTGCAGGGGCTGCGCAAGCCGGTCAACGACCTGTCGCGCGGCGCCCTCGTGCAGGACATCGTCAACACCGTCGCGATCACCGCGATCCAGGCGCAGGCGCTCGACGCCGGCGCCGTCCCGACCCCGGAGGCATGAGCACCGATGAGCACCCCCACCCCCGCCGCCGCGCACACCAGCGTGCTGGTCATCAACTCCGGGTCGTCGTCGATCAAGTACCAGCTCGTCATCCCCGACACGCACGAGGTCCTCGCGTCCGGCCTGGTCGAGCGGATCGGTGAGCCCGTCGGCGCGGTGAAGCACGTCGCGCACGGCGAGACGACGCGACGTGAGCTGCCGGTGACGGACCACGCCGAGGGCCTGCGGGTCGTGCTGGGCCTCTTCGACGAGATCGGGCCGGACCTCGGGCAGGCGCACGTCGCCGCCGTCGGGCACCGGGTGGTGCAGGGCGGCGCGCGCTACAGCGGGCCGGCGCTGGTCGACGAGGACGTGGTGCGGGACATCGACGAGCTGTCGCCGCTCGCGCCGCTGCACAACCCGCCGAACCTCACGGGCATCCGGGTGGCGCGCGAGCTGCTGCCCGACGTCCCCCACGTCGCGGTGTTCGACACGGCCTTCTTCCGCGACCTGCCCGCCGCCGCGGCGACGTACGCCGTGGACACGGAGGTCGCCACGACCCACCAGGTGCGCCGGTACGGCGCGCACGGCACGTCGCACCAGTACGTGTCGCACAAGGTCGCCCGGCTCCTCGGTCGGCCCGTCGAGGAGCTCAACACGATCGTCCTGCACCTGGGAAACGGCGCGTCCGCGTCCGCGGTCCGCGGAGGCAGGGCCGTCGAGACGTCGATGGGCATGACCCCGCTCGAGGGCCTCGTGATGGGCACGCGCTCGGGCGACCTCGACCCGGCCGTGCTGTTCCACCTGTACCGCAACGCGGGCTTCAGCGTCGACGACCTCGACGACCTGCTGAACCGGCGCTCGGGCATCAAGGGCCTGTCGGGGGTCAACGACTTCCGCGAGCTGCACGACCTCGTCGAGCAGGGCGACGCCGCGGCCCGCCTCGCGCTCGACGTGTACCTGCACCGGCTGCGCAAGTACATCGGGGCGTACTACGCGGTGCTCGGGCGCCTCGACGTCATCGCGTTCACGGCGGGCGTCGGCGAGAACGACGACATCGTGCGCGCGGGTGCGCTCGCCGGTCTCGAGGCCCTGGGCATCGAGGTCGACCTGGGGCGCAACGCCGGCCGCAAGTCCGAGCCGACCGTCATCTCGCCCGACGGCGCGCGCGTCACCGTCCTGGTGGTGCCCACCAACGAGGAGCTCGCCATCGCCCGCCAGGCCCTCGAGGTCGTCGGCGCCGGACGCGCGTGACCGTCGGCGGCTGACGGGACCGCTCCGGGGCTGGATCGACTGCTCACAGGGGCTGGATCGACGTCCCACCGGGGCTGGATCGACGTCTCACGCACGGGGGCGCCCCTACCGCGCGAGCCGTCGATCCGGCCCCGTCCGCACCCCACCCCGTGGGCGCGAGCCGTCGATCCGGCCCCGTCCGCACCCCACCCCGTGGGCGCGAGCCGTCGACCCGGCCCCGTCAGGGGAGGCGCAGCGCGCGCTCGACCTCGAGCAGGCGCGTGAGGACGCGCGGCCAGACCTCGGTCCCGAGGTCGTGCACGTGCCGCATCCCGAGGCCCCGGCCGGTGTGCACGCCGCGCTGCGCGACGACGGACTGCGTCCACGTCGTCTCCCACAGGCCCTCGCGGCCGTGCCTCCGGCCGTGGCCCGAGGCCCCCACGCCGCCGACGGGCGCGCCGACGCTCCCCCACAGCACGTGGTGCGTGTCGTTGACGGCCACCATGCCGGCGCGCACACGCGCGGCGAGCGCGGTGCCCCGTGCGGTCGAGCGGGTCCACACCGCGGCGAGCAGGCCGAGCTCGGAGTCGTTCATCGCCGCGACCGCCTCGTCGTCCGACGCCACCGGGTACACCGCGACGACGGGCCCGAACGTCTCCTCGCGGTGGGCGCGGGCCTCGGGCGGGACGTCGGCGAGCACGGT contains these protein-coding regions:
- the pta gene encoding phosphate acetyltransferase, whose translation is MARTIYVMSAEGDTGKSVVALGLVDLLTRTVQRVGVFRPVARSTEERDYVLELLLEHDGVDIAYEDAVGATYDEVIDDAEAALSRIVSRFHDVERRCDAVVVVGTDYTDVAGPTELAYNARIAANLGAPVVLVVNGARRTPEDVNHAAEVAVNEITANHGQVVSVVANRCAPDALDDVRAALGSELPVWALPDSPLLYAPTLRQLMHAVGGTLTGGDEALLGREVLDVLVGAMSIEHLLDRLQDGAVVITPGDRSDVLLGLLMAHQAEGFPSLAGLILNGGLAPAPTIERLVGGLGSRLPLITTSMGTFRSASAAASTRGRLTYDAARKIDTALALFEQHVDGAELLATLDVERPEVVTPLMFEYALLDRARADRKHVVLPEGNDDRILRAASTLLQRQVADLTILGDEAAIRARATELGLDLDDAQVIDPKNGETLERFAEVYTELRKHKGMTVERAREIVSSVSYFGTLMVQLGLADGMVSGAAHTTAHTIKPAFEIIKTTPGVGSVSSCFLMCLEDRVLVYADCAVIPDPTAEQLADIAISSAETAVQFGIEPRIAMLSYSTGESGSGADVEKVREATRLVRERRPDLSVEGPIQYDAAVDASVAQTKMPDSAVAGRATVFVFPDLNTGNNTYKAVQRSAGAVAIGPVLQGLRKPVNDLSRGALVQDIVNTVAITAIQAQALDAGAVPTPEA
- a CDS encoding acetate kinase → MSTPTPAAAHTSVLVINSGSSSIKYQLVIPDTHEVLASGLVERIGEPVGAVKHVAHGETTRRELPVTDHAEGLRVVLGLFDEIGPDLGQAHVAAVGHRVVQGGARYSGPALVDEDVVRDIDELSPLAPLHNPPNLTGIRVARELLPDVPHVAVFDTAFFRDLPAAAATYAVDTEVATTHQVRRYGAHGTSHQYVSHKVARLLGRPVEELNTIVLHLGNGASASAVRGGRAVETSMGMTPLEGLVMGTRSGDLDPAVLFHLYRNAGFSVDDLDDLLNRRSGIKGLSGVNDFRELHDLVEQGDAAARLALDVYLHRLRKYIGAYYAVLGRLDVIAFTAGVGENDDIVRAGALAGLEALGIEVDLGRNAGRKSEPTVISPDGARVTVLVVPTNEELAIARQALEVVGAGRA